The Peribacillus sp. FSL P2-0133 genome has a segment encoding these proteins:
- a CDS encoding rhodanese-like domain-containing protein has translation MEEIKIITTEEVEAKLEAGEAMELVDVREDEEVQEGMIEGAKHIRMNDIPANLDYFDKEKEYIFICRSGRRSENVCHYLQEQGYKVANMVGGMLEWDGEVIVK, from the coding sequence ATGGAAGAAATCAAAATCATTACAACTGAAGAAGTGGAAGCTAAGCTTGAGGCAGGCGAAGCGATGGAACTTGTAGATGTTCGTGAAGACGAAGAAGTGCAAGAGGGAATGATCGAAGGCGCGAAACATATTCGCATGAATGACATCCCGGCGAACCTTGACTATTTTGATAAAGAAAAAGAATATATTTTTATCTGCCGTTCAGGACGCCGCAGTGAAAATGTATGCCACTATCTTCAGGAACAAGGATATAAAGTGGCAAACATGGTTGGCGGAATGCTTGAATGGGACGGCGAAGTCATCGTTAAGTGA
- a CDS encoding MFS transporter codes for MSRQKEFLMIIFTLMAAFLVPINSTMISIALGSISDFYGLDIHSVTLVVTIYLIVMAVTQPIAGKLGDLYGNRKIYIIGILLFLAASIGCGLAPNIGMLVAFRSLQAIGGGLLIPNVVALIRQTVSRERLPGVLGFFGLGMGLGAAVGPLIGSLLIAVSSWKAIFLVNVPFLLGALAGGIFLLPKMQKKHSRQPLDVIGSIYLAVTITLLITLTHAESTTMYIVLGMGSLLFLGLFVRKERSVASPIIDFSLFKSPIFVNANLSVLINNFTMYAILLVMPLIMTTKMDISVSVSGVMLSLFSISMALSNMIGGQLNRKYSSEKVIFLSFAITVLTNLLFLFVIHIQSLMYLAVTLIVNGLAIGLGLTSMQVASLEAVEESASGSASGIFSTFRYFGSIISSTLIGIIANYSILFGILIVAAVLGAFLSKMVFRSNKNLSVDDNF; via the coding sequence ATGAGCAGACAGAAAGAATTCCTGATGATCATTTTTACTTTAATGGCGGCGTTTCTCGTACCGATCAATTCAACGATGATTTCGATAGCACTGGGCTCGATTTCAGACTTTTACGGTTTGGATATTCACAGTGTCACTTTGGTCGTCACCATCTATCTCATTGTAATGGCCGTTACCCAGCCGATTGCGGGTAAACTTGGGGATTTATATGGCAATCGAAAAATTTATATAATTGGCATATTACTATTCCTTGCTGCCTCAATTGGATGCGGGCTTGCGCCGAATATAGGCATGCTTGTCGCTTTTCGGTCACTGCAGGCCATAGGGGGCGGATTGCTGATCCCGAATGTCGTTGCCCTTATCCGACAGACCGTTTCACGTGAGCGGCTGCCGGGGGTGTTGGGATTTTTCGGGTTGGGAATGGGTCTGGGAGCGGCAGTAGGTCCATTGATAGGCTCGCTTTTGATTGCTGTATCCAGTTGGAAAGCGATATTCTTGGTTAACGTCCCTTTTTTATTGGGTGCACTTGCTGGAGGCATTTTTCTTTTACCAAAAATGCAGAAAAAGCATTCCCGACAGCCATTGGACGTTATCGGTTCCATTTATTTAGCCGTTACGATCACTTTATTGATTACTTTGACTCATGCAGAATCAACGACGATGTACATCGTACTCGGTATGGGGAGCCTTCTGTTTCTGGGATTGTTCGTACGGAAAGAACGTTCTGTCGCATCCCCGATTATAGACTTTAGCTTATTTAAGAGTCCTATATTCGTGAATGCCAATTTATCTGTGTTGATCAATAATTTCACGATGTACGCGATTTTGTTGGTCATGCCGCTGATCATGACCACAAAAATGGATATTTCGGTTTCCGTGAGCGGTGTCATGTTATCACTGTTCTCCATTTCAATGGCTTTAAGCAATATGATAGGCGGACAGCTTAATCGGAAATACTCTTCGGAAAAGGTCATATTCCTTTCATTCGCCATCACTGTGTTAACGAATCTATTATTCTTATTCGTCATCCACATCCAGTCGCTTATGTATTTAGCCGTCACACTTATCGTGAATGGGTTGGCTATCGGTTTAGGGCTTACAAGCATGCAGGTCGCTTCCCTGGAAGCAGTGGAGGAATCCGCATCGGGCTCGGCATCGGGAATCTTTTCGACCTTTCGATATTTTGGGAGTATCATCTCATCTACATTGATAGGAATCATCGCCAATTATTCGATCCTTTTCGGTATCCTGATAGTGGCGGCAGTTTTAGGAGCATTTTTATCCAAGATGGTTTTTAGAAGCAATAAAAATTTGAGTGTTGATGATAATTTCTGA
- a CDS encoding PEP/pyruvate-binding domain-containing protein: MYTERFENAAESNEIVGGKALNLIKMTKLGMPVPNGFVISNDSFMHFVERNELDLQSEAIQAGIMEASIPDELSNILLSSFHELREDYTSVAVRSSSGAEDLEGASFAGQYETYLNVKTDEEFLSRVKGCWASCFENRVRQYTETIHENVEKISMGVVVQGLIHSDVSGVIFSQDPITYNPDHIVINASYGLGEAVVSGIVTPDTYLAKRDGTKIEKTKGRKELKIVSGSTGTLEVETTKPEQDAYCLNDVQLTQLIELTLDVEKHYGHPVDLEFAIQDQMVYLLQARPITTVIEDAEVIPEARKEFILERTDKDEFWFLIDSRFPDQISPLFASIVTQPFYQGMAKATEELREPSGYIQMKVHNGYYYGKQIHLETDPQQLFMENEKLMENLYPDMTNRMHDIIHDHLLPIYRYMDEETSKEFTAAKAIRGLGELEGFFKEVYYWHFMIVLPHASISIKLERLFKSLLGTQPLRELYQSMAGVMNKSLESDRILWQLSLKAKNEPQLLKVIMDADEGNLSRDLSAFGKGKDFLERVDNFVNVYGYRCLKAHDFVGETWIENPEHVLQIIKNFIINGYDFDKEFETAVADGKRIYQRFLNGIEDSAERDLFKKYYQMVLDAAVITDDHHFYIDAMLDAKARLYLLKVSELLVEQNVLDDAEDIWFLYKDEVISALDAPHSLRETVLERKRQFDLQGKMKTPSFFGKPTDEDRAFVEMVFGSLEENKENTASTIKGISASGGLCEGKVKVISGMHEASNFKKGDILVCRNTTPVWTSFFQDAKAIITDTGGMLSHSAIIAREYRIPAVLGTKVGTDRLKDGDRVIVDGNTGTVTIIDG; this comes from the coding sequence ATGTATACAGAGCGATTTGAAAATGCTGCTGAGTCCAATGAAATCGTAGGGGGAAAAGCTTTAAATTTAATTAAAATGACCAAGTTGGGCATGCCCGTGCCAAATGGGTTTGTCATTAGCAATGATTCATTTATGCACTTCGTGGAAAGAAATGAACTGGATTTACAAAGTGAAGCCATCCAGGCCGGGATTATGGAAGCGAGCATCCCGGATGAATTGTCAAACATCCTTTTGAGCTCTTTTCATGAGCTGCGAGAAGATTATACATCAGTGGCAGTCCGTTCCTCTTCGGGTGCAGAAGACCTGGAAGGGGCATCCTTTGCCGGTCAGTATGAAACATACCTGAATGTTAAAACGGATGAAGAATTCCTATCAAGGGTAAAAGGCTGCTGGGCTTCCTGTTTCGAGAACCGGGTTCGGCAATATACCGAAACCATTCATGAAAATGTTGAAAAAATATCAATGGGCGTTGTGGTTCAAGGTCTGATACATTCAGATGTTTCAGGAGTGATTTTCAGCCAGGACCCTATTACATACAATCCAGATCATATAGTGATAAATGCCAGTTATGGGCTTGGGGAGGCGGTAGTATCTGGTATCGTGACACCCGACACCTATTTGGCTAAACGTGATGGTACGAAGATCGAGAAAACCAAGGGCCGCAAAGAACTGAAAATCGTTTCCGGCTCCACAGGCACGTTAGAAGTGGAAACCACAAAACCGGAACAGGATGCATATTGCCTCAATGATGTGCAGCTTACACAGTTGATCGAATTGACACTGGATGTGGAGAAGCATTATGGACATCCTGTCGATTTGGAATTCGCCATTCAAGATCAAATGGTATATCTCTTGCAAGCTCGCCCGATTACAACAGTGATCGAAGACGCTGAAGTCATTCCAGAAGCCAGGAAAGAATTTATTTTGGAACGAACTGATAAGGATGAATTTTGGTTTTTGATCGATTCAAGATTTCCTGATCAAATTTCCCCATTATTCGCATCCATAGTCACCCAACCATTTTATCAAGGAATGGCTAAAGCGACAGAGGAACTCAGGGAACCGTCGGGATACATCCAAATGAAAGTCCATAACGGGTATTATTATGGAAAGCAAATCCACCTAGAAACAGACCCACAGCAATTATTCATGGAAAACGAAAAGCTTATGGAGAACTTGTATCCAGATATGACGAACAGGATGCATGATATTATCCATGATCATTTATTGCCAATTTATCGATATATGGATGAAGAAACTTCGAAGGAATTCACGGCAGCCAAAGCCATAAGAGGGTTGGGTGAGTTAGAAGGGTTTTTCAAAGAGGTCTATTACTGGCATTTCATGATCGTCCTTCCGCATGCGAGTATTAGTATTAAACTTGAACGGCTATTTAAAAGCTTGCTGGGGACCCAACCACTCCGTGAACTCTACCAATCCATGGCTGGAGTGATGAATAAGTCACTGGAGTCCGATCGAATACTGTGGCAATTATCGTTGAAAGCGAAGAATGAACCTCAGTTGCTGAAGGTGATCATGGATGCTGATGAAGGAAATTTATCCCGGGATCTGAGCGCGTTTGGAAAAGGGAAGGATTTTCTGGAACGTGTTGATAATTTCGTCAATGTTTACGGGTACAGATGCCTTAAGGCACATGATTTCGTTGGGGAAACCTGGATTGAAAATCCTGAGCATGTACTGCAAATCATTAAGAATTTCATCATTAATGGATATGATTTCGATAAAGAATTCGAAACGGCAGTAGCTGACGGGAAACGGATATACCAAAGGTTTTTAAATGGAATTGAAGATTCTGCTGAGCGGGACTTATTTAAAAAATATTACCAAATGGTCTTGGATGCTGCTGTAATCACGGATGATCATCATTTTTATATTGATGCCATGTTAGATGCAAAGGCACGCTTATACTTATTGAAAGTAAGTGAGCTTTTAGTTGAACAGAACGTGCTGGATGACGCAGAAGATATTTGGTTTTTATATAAAGATGAGGTCATATCCGCTTTGGATGCCCCCCACTCTTTAAGGGAAACGGTATTGGAACGGAAAAGGCAATTTGATTTGCAGGGTAAAATGAAAACGCCATCATTCTTTGGCAAACCTACGGATGAAGATCGTGCTTTCGTGGAAATGGTGTTTGGCTCATTGGAAGAAAACAAGGAAAATACGGCGAGTACGATTAAAGGAATTTCAGCATCCGGAGGATTATGCGAAGGAAAAGTCAAAGTGATATCCGGAATGCATGAAGCCTCTAATTTTAAAAAAGGAGATATTCTGGTCTGCAGGAACACGACACCAGTCTGGACGTCCTTTTTCCAGGATGCAAAAGCAATCATTACCGATACAGGCGGCATGCTGTCCCATTCTGCGATCATTGCTAGGGAATATCGGATTCCGGCAGTGTTAGGGACAAAAGTAGGAACGGATCGCTTAAAAGATGGAGATCGTGTCATTGTCGATGGAAATACGGGAACCGTTACGATAATCGATGGATGA